Proteins encoded by one window of Lepeophtheirus salmonis chromosome 10, UVic_Lsal_1.4, whole genome shotgun sequence:
- the BNIP3 gene encoding uncharacterized protein BNIP3 isoform X2 has translation MEQRNNGLFKFIDYSTFGMTTTPPDVPLTDSWVDLSGPFNVSTSPLRVTPIPFGGEQDYLRMLREAQRESSRSSNKVSPISSAFMSLSSTCRNTPIQSPKSRPNTPNPDMTFYPDDLDDVYVNRIKNEESSKSLNNNIASDLIWDWSSRSKEWKTVHGNGSSGRSRKSSSSSKPSIRNPNSMKKKYFSKKLALTVVLTNLISLIIGAGIGVWLCKRGGSNDFLKQITV, from the exons ATGGAACAACGAAACAACGGGTTGTTT aaattcatTGATTACTCCACCTTTGGCATGACTACCACACCGCCTGATGTTCCTTTGACTG ATTCCTGGGTTGACCTTTCTGGCCCATTCAATGTCTCCACATCACCACTTAGAGTAACTCCAATCCCTTTCGGAGGTGAGCAGGATTATTTAAGAATGTTAAGAGAAGCACAAAGAGAGTCTAGTCGTTCATCTAACAAAGTATCACCAATTTCATCGGCGTTCATGTCTTTATCCTCAACATGTCGTAACACTCCAATTCAAtc aCCTAAATCTCGGCCCAACACGCCAAACCCTGACATGACCTTCTATCCTGATGACTTAGATGATGTTTATGTCAATcgtattaaaaatgaagaaagtagTAAGTCCTTGAACAATAATATTGCATCAGACCTCATATGGGATTGGTCCTCCAGATCAAA GGAATGGAAGACTGTTCATGGAAATGGTAGCTCTGGAAGAAGCCGTAAATCTTCCTCTTCAAGTAAGCCAAGTATTCGAAATCCAAACTCTATGAAGAAGAAAtacttttcgaaaaaattgGCATTGACTGTAGTTTTGACGAATcttatttcattgattattgGAGCTGGAATAGG ggTTTGGCTTTGCAAACGTGGTGGAAGTAATGATTTTCTTAAACAAATAACCGTGTAA
- the BNIP3 gene encoding uncharacterized protein BNIP3 isoform X1 — translation MEQRNNGLFKFIDYSTFGMTTTPPDVPLTGKDSWVDLSGPFNVSTSPLRVTPIPFGGEQDYLRMLREAQRESSRSSNKVSPISSAFMSLSSTCRNTPIQSPKSRPNTPNPDMTFYPDDLDDVYVNRIKNEESSKSLNNNIASDLIWDWSSRSKEWKTVHGNGSSGRSRKSSSSSKPSIRNPNSMKKKYFSKKLALTVVLTNLISLIIGAGIGVWLCKRGGSNDFLKQITV, via the exons ATGGAACAACGAAACAACGGGTTGTTT aaattcatTGATTACTCCACCTTTGGCATGACTACCACACCGCCTGATGTTCCTTTGACTGGTAAAG ATTCCTGGGTTGACCTTTCTGGCCCATTCAATGTCTCCACATCACCACTTAGAGTAACTCCAATCCCTTTCGGAGGTGAGCAGGATTATTTAAGAATGTTAAGAGAAGCACAAAGAGAGTCTAGTCGTTCATCTAACAAAGTATCACCAATTTCATCGGCGTTCATGTCTTTATCCTCAACATGTCGTAACACTCCAATTCAAtc aCCTAAATCTCGGCCCAACACGCCAAACCCTGACATGACCTTCTATCCTGATGACTTAGATGATGTTTATGTCAATcgtattaaaaatgaagaaagtagTAAGTCCTTGAACAATAATATTGCATCAGACCTCATATGGGATTGGTCCTCCAGATCAAA GGAATGGAAGACTGTTCATGGAAATGGTAGCTCTGGAAGAAGCCGTAAATCTTCCTCTTCAAGTAAGCCAAGTATTCGAAATCCAAACTCTATGAAGAAGAAAtacttttcgaaaaaattgGCATTGACTGTAGTTTTGACGAATcttatttcattgattattgGAGCTGGAATAGG ggTTTGGCTTTGCAAACGTGGTGGAAGTAATGATTTTCTTAAACAAATAACCGTGTAA
- the LOC121125386 gene encoding zinc finger MYM-type protein 3: MTSPERREEPNVDDDSIAKETDDEKEANPETPQVAESGSGAVAVEEELVEPQGEGVEGVEAEKEGDIPSEEIGDEAEEMEESGSCQELEGDSEVVNGGKEGSSSEEAGAENAIEREDVEMVDEDPGTVDNSSSDCQAEVDPILDLDSVQQVEDSDDNVIKISAIASLSEADLKAKDEVVEIIKETTNPSKRVLAENVDCNGSSSNSPLPQSESTKKVGLKLASFAGMGRNGIADQTPVSGHCKISRCKQCSNEIDINSNTTLIWETMQFCNEKCLRNCQNFLNKCSSCKKTVIPSSVGKYCVRFGSNIKQFCSNMCLEEYKKGLKVCCYCQKDISGGEGFLAPIGDKGQFKDFCIQACLNRYEALHMGKVQEKEVLPCAVCSDSKPIEVELFMKDSSYTGSGLKTKTVKLCSNPCFSAFKFANSLDTSNCDFCSMPYDIHCSENVIYFDTHCKRFCSVSCQNVYVMKYRRIVPCQWCKVKKYNFDMIEKPLKQGTSFVYCSINCLTLHSITRKSESLKSVPSSPWNGNRCAPTVSNLVPPKGNMPVIQSVSSLAAGTEPSPMFPAETVPPPEHASVSTQSVKEVIKEYIVKCPEDIDVRNKATLTKPYMQTKGVSCRPNTSSKSTQTTASESPCILPVTVPFYMPVPMRMYSAPYPVPVPVPIPIPVPVFIPVKRNSIKGILKQIKKIQAKLPAHPYEAEVLAMAGAVADKDTLSESEGSVDDKENEDRGDDEDENQDEEAQKEKENDETQKSASNASMSDQTEDLEKEIAADKVVPKPLPPPTVDPSQNLPANLNSNITGRGKSGLKRRSSNDPEDEEVEWSSIREGDRVPRRPQKATRGRPPRSKQSRVDSSGNNDTVTFNQVPKERPDSKHHLKFTYGVNAWKHWVVHKNAEFEKGRSQGKYIKSFETDLLKLRADELNYTLCMFVKEVKKPNGDSYAPDSVLYLALGIQEYLFENGRIDNIFTDQYYETFTSTLHEVVKDFKLPVNELGYFVTRIEEEHLWESKQLGCHTPQVLLNTLIYLNTKYFMLKTCDEHAKLSFSHIMKLWKKTMTPGKLNHQRTVLLRFYPPSAKGRPDDKKCYEQHENTENPARCPVKYYEQYIAKCPESTKNDVFYLQPERSCVADSPLWFSNNRLSTHQLDKMLQRLLMVREIQEHMLADASSSSSS, from the exons ATGACATCTCCGGAGAGGAGGGAAGAGCCTAATGTGGATGACGACTCCATTGCTAAAGAGACAGATGATGAGAAAGAGGCTAATCCAGAGACTCCTCAAGTTGCGGAATCGGGATCTGGCGCCGTTGCCGTGGAGGAGGAGTTAGTTGAGCCCCAGGGAGAGGGAGTCGAAGGAGTTGAAGCGGAGAAGGAAGGAGACATTCCTAGCGAAGAGATAGGAGATGAAGCGGAGGAGATGGAGGAGAGTGGCTCTTGCCAGGAACTGGAAGGGGACTCGGAAGTGGTGAATGGCGGGAAAGAGGGTTCCAGTTCGGAAGAGGCAGGAGCGGAAAATGCAATAGAGAGGGAAGACGTGGAAATGGTGGATGAAGATCCCGGGACAGTAGACAACTCCTCCTCAGACTGTCAGGCCGAAGTGGATCCCATACTTGATTTAGACTCTGTACAACAAGTGGAGGACTCAGATGACAATGTCATCAAAATATCCGCTATTGCATCCTTGTCAGAGGCTGACCTCAAAGCCAAAGATGAGGTTGTTGAGATTATCAAAGAGACGACGAATCCTTCGAAG CGTGTTCTAGCTGAAAATGTAGATTGCAATGGTTCCTCTTCTAACTCGCCTTTACCACAGTCGGAATCTACGAAAAAAGTGGGCTTAAAACTAGCAAGTTTTGCTGGTATGGGTCGAAATGGTATAGCCGATCAAACTCCCGTCAGTGGACACTGTAAAATCTCTCGGTGTAAACAATGCTCCAACGAAATTGATATTAATAGTAACACTACCTTAATATGGGAAACGATGCAATTTTGTAATGAGAAATGTTTGc gaaattgtcaaaattttttgaataaatgttctTCCTGTAAAAAGACAGTCATTCCATCGTCTGTCGGCAAATACTGTGTACGATTTGGATcgaatataaagcaattttgcTCAAATATGTGtcttgaagaatataaaaaaggactCAAAGTGTGTTGCTATTGTCAAAAGGATATCTCGGGTGGCGAAGGGTTTTTAGCTCCTATCGGAGATAAGGGCCAATTCAAGGACTTTTGCATTCAAGCCTGTCTTAATAGATATGAGGCTCTACACATGGGGAAGGTTCAAGAGAAAGAAGTCCTACCTTGTGCAGTTTGCTCTGACTCTAAGCCTATAGAGGTTGAACTATTTATGAAAGATAGTTCTTACACTGGTTCTGGCctcaaaacaaaaactgttaAACTTTGTAGTAATCCTTGTTTCTCAGCATTTAAATTCGCAAATTCTCTGGATACTTCCAACTGCGACTTTTGTTCAATGCCTTACGATATACACTGCTCTGAAAATGTGATCTACTTTGATACACATTGTAAAAGGTTCTGCTCCGTTTCATGCCAAAACGTTTATGTCATGAAATATAGAAGGATTGTTCCGTGTCAGTggtgtaaagtaaaaaaatacaattttgatatgATTGAGAAACCTCTTAAACAAGGAACTTCATTTGTTTACTGCTCTATTAATTGCCTCACTCTTCATAGTATTACACGTAAATCTGAGAGTCTAAAAAGTGTACCTTCTTCGCCCTGGAATGGAAATCGCTGTGCTCCAACTGTTAGCAATTTGGTACCACCCAAAGGTAACATGCCAGTCATCCAGTCTGTATCCAGTTTAGCTGCGGGCACTGAGCCTTCTCCAATGTTTCCTGCCGAAACCGTTCCTCCACCTGAACATGCCTCCGTTTCGACTCAAAGTGTGAAAGAagttattaaagaatatatcgTTAAGTGCCCAGAGGACATTGATGTTAGAAATAAAGCAACTCTAACTAAACCATACATGCAAACTAAAGGAGTGTCATGTCGACCGAACACTTCATCTAAGTCCACTCAGACCACTGCATCTGAATCACCTTGTATACTTCCTGTCACAGTTCCCTTTTACATGCCGGTACCAATGCGAATGTATTCGGCTCCGTATCCGGTACCTGTTCCTGTACCTATACCCATTCCTGTTCCAGTGTTTATACCCGTTAAACGTAACTCAATCAAAGGGATTCTCAAgcaaattaagaaaattcaaGCAAAATTACCAGCACACCCCTATGAAGCTGAAGTTTTGGCTATGGCTGGCGCTGTGGCCGATAAAGACACTCTCTCTGAATCTGAGGGCAGTGTTGATGATAAAGAGAATGAAGATAGGGGTGACGACGAAGACGAAAACCAGGACGAGGAggctcaaaaagaaaaagagaatgaCGAAACGCAAAAAAGTGCCTCCAATGCCTCAATGTCTGATCAGACTGAAGATTTAGAGAAGGAAATTGCTGCAGATAAAGTTGTGCCTAAGCCATTACCGCCCCCTACGGTTGATCCTTCTCAAAATCTTCCTGCTAATTTGAATAGTAATATTACAGGTCGAGGGAAAAGTGGTTTAAAGCGAAGATCTTCGA atGATCCCGAAGATGAAGAAGTGGAGTGGAGTTCAATTCGTGAGGGTGACCGTGTTCCTCGTCGACCTCAAAAGGCAACTCGTGGTCGTCCTCCACGATCAAAACAAAGTCGGGTAGACTCTTCTGGTAATAATGATACAGTTACTTTCAATCAAGTCCCCAAAGAAAGGCCTGATTCAAAGCATCATTTAAAG ttcactTATGGTGTGAATGCCTGGAAGCATTGGGTTGTTCATAAAAATGCAGAATTTGAAAAAGGACGATctcaaggaaaatatattaagtcGTTTGAAACAGACTTACTTAAATTACGTGCAGATGAacttaattatactttatgtatgttTGTGAAAGAGGTGAAAAAACCGAATGGAGATTCCTACGCTCCTGATAGTGTTTTGTATTTGGCTCTTGGTATTCAAGAGTATTTATTCGAGAACGGTcgaatagataatatttttacagatCAATACTACGAAACCTTCACCTCAACCCTTCACGAGGTAGTTAAAGACTTCAAGCTGCCTGTAAATGAGTTAGGATATTTTGTTACGCGCATTGAGGAAGAGCATTTATGGGAGTCAAAACAACTTGGCTGTCATACCCCACAAGTCTTATTAAATACACTCATTTATCTTAATACGAAATACTTTATGCTAAAGACCTGTGATGAACATGCTAAGCTATCATTTTCTCATATTATGAAGCTTTGGAAGAAGACAATGACTCCTGGCAAGTTAAATCATCAAAGAACTGTCCTTCTCAGATTCTATCCACCCTCAGCAAAgg gCCGACCTGATGACAAAAAATGCTACGAACAACATGAGAATACTGAAAATCCGGCTAGGTGCCCTGTTAAATACTATGAACAGTATATTGCAAAGTG TCCCGAAAGCACGAAGAACGACGTGTTTTACTTGCAACCCGAAAGGTCTTGCGTTGCTGACAGTCCATTATGGTTTAGTAATAACCGATTAAGCACACATCAACTTGACAAAATGCTACAACGATTATTGATGGTGAGAGAAATTCAGGAACATATGCTTGCTGATGCCTCCTCTTCCTCATCATCCTAG
- the Sf3b2 gene encoding splicing factor 3B subunit 2, whose translation MDANPTPDELRALRVVDLRQKLSEAGLPQGGIKVELIQRLSQHYAKLQDLTMQDEEESKEGSLEKEAENGDGEEEEEEEKESVEASAALIDEEEVKMECSDLTEEKDGDPKVSEESGNSPNSLGEELSLEKTNDEQNGHSEAEKDVAIPSKETPKVFSGARLPAFEAGPLQQPPSTEDENYVKEQPLPIVHSANEKLPQALEEAFAFKKERALLAGVQENEIPLVVESDGKVGSVVKMPPQDDVTLNAIEEDDEKKGDIISKRHKKKKKKRRNRPLEWAMQAEKEELKKKEEAEQNGDDTIVEIEYIHENIDTDLLCDPKYRQYVKIFETFKIRGKDEMERTNEEREKEIQKKLRDEFKKVPKLLEEDDLVNEVDEDDDIPKLSKRKLKKLNRLSVAELKQLVDRPDVVEMHDVTAWDPRLLVHLKSTRNSVPVPRHWCFKRKYLQGKRGIEKPPFDLPDFIKKTGIMEMRAALQEKEESKGLKSKMREKVRPKLGKIDIDYQKLHDAFFKWQTKPRMTGHGDLYYEGKEFEIRLKEKKPGDLSDDLRTALGMPVGPNAHKVPPPWLIAMQRYGPPPSYPNLKIPGLNAPIPDGCSFGYHAGGWGKPPVDETGKPLYGDVFGTSDTAYASSLPPEEIDRSMWGEMESESEEEEEESEEEEGDEVSEEVTPDKVGIQTPVVDAGLATPSGMSSVGLVGGETPELLELRKKRIEADMESSETPNLYTVIPEKRNDRIGSSMMGSTHTYDLTGQGVKANTGKGPLDTIPVELALNPEEVDLMDTEAMQIRAEAAIKEQQASLAKEDFSDMVAEHAAKQSNKRKRLAAKDEGSKSSKKYKEFKF comes from the exons ATGGATGCAAATCCTACACCTGATGAACTGCGTGCCCTCCGAGTCGTTGATTTGAGGCAAAAGCTCTCCGAAGCTGGACTTCCTCAAGGGG gtATCAAGGTGGAGCTGATTCAACGCTTAAGTCAGCACTATGCCAAGTTACAGGATCTCACGATGCAGGATGAAGAGGAGTCGAAAGAGGGATCGTTAGAAAAAGAAGCGGAGAATGGGGATGGAgaggaagaggaggaggaggagaaggaGAGTGTGGAGGCTTCAGCAGCATTGATAGATGAGGAAGAAGTGAAAATGGAGTGTTCAGATCTCACAGAAGAAAAAGATGGGGACCCGAAAGTATCAGAAGAGAGCGGAAATTCCCCCAACTCGTTAGGGGAGGAACTATCCCTTGAGAAGACAAATGATGAACAAAATGGACATTCAGAGGCTGAAAAGGATGTGGCAATACCCTCAAAAGAAACTCCCAAAGTATTTTCTGGGGCTCGCCTCCCTGCATTTGAAGCGGGTCCTCTTCAGCAGCCTCCATCTACAGAAGATGAAAACTACGTGAAGGAGCAGCCCCTCCCCATCGTGCATTCCGCCAACGAAAAACTTCCTCAAGCCCTCGAAGAAGCATTtgcattcaaaaaagaaagagctCTTTTGGCCGGAGTGCAAGAAAATGAGATCCCTCTTGTAGTAGAAAGTGATGGAAAAGTTGGAAGCGTTGTTAAGATGCCTCCTCAGGATGATGTTACACTGAATGCCATCGAAGAAGATGATGAGAAAAAGGGGGATATCATTTCCAAGCggcacaaaaagaaaaagaaaaaacgaaggAACCGTCCATTGGAATGGGCTATGCAAGCAGAGAAAGAAGAGTTAAAGAAGAAGGAAGAAGCTGAACAGAATGGTGATGATACAATTGTAGAGATCGAGTATATTCACGAGAACATAGACACTGATTTACTTTGTGATCCTAAATATCGTCAGTATGTTAAAATTTTCGAAACCTTTAAAATCAGAGGGAAGGATGAGATGGAGCGAACAAATGAGGAGAGGGAAAAAgagattcaaaaaaaattgcgggatgaatttaaaaaagtcccAAAACTCTTGGAAGAGGATGATCTCGTCAATGAAGTAGATGAAGACGATGATATCCCCAAGCTATCTAAAaggaaacttaaaaaattaaatagactTAGTGTGGCTGAACTCAAACAATTAGTCGATAGACCGGATGTAGTTGAAATGCATGACGTTACGGCTTGGGATCCAAGATTATTAGTTCACTTGAAATCAACACGGAATAGTGTTCCTGTACCCAGACATTGGTGttttaaaagaaagtatttacAAGGAAAAAGAGGTATCGAGAAACCTCCCTTCGATCTTCCTGATTTCATTAAGAAAACAGGTATCATGGAAATGAGGGCCGCACTCCAAGAAAAGGAAGAGTCTAAGGGACTTAAAAGTAAAATGAGAGAAAAAGTTCGACCTAAATTAGGAAAGATCGACATTGACTATCAAAAACTTCACgatgctttttttaaatggcagaCAAAACCACGAATGACGGGCCATGGAGATCTATATTATGAAGGGAAAGAATTTGAAATCAGATTGAAGGAAAAGAAGCCGGGGGATTTAAGTGATGACTTGAGAACTGCACTTGGTATGCCCGTTGGACCCAATGCTCACAAAGTTCCACCACCATGGCTCATTGCCATGCAGCGTTATGGTCCACCTCCTTCTTATCCAAATCTCAAGATCCCAGGTCTTAATGCTCCAATTCCAGATGGTTGCTCTTTCGGCTATCATGCTGGTGGTTGGGGTAAACCTCCCGTTGACGAAACAGGAAAGCCTCTTTACGGCGACGTTTTCGGTACGTCAGACACAGCATACGCCTCAAGCCTTCCTCCAGAAGAGATCGATAGAAGTATGTGGGGTGAGATGGAATCAGAGTCcgaagaagaggaagaagaaagtgaagaagaagaaggagatGAAGTCAGTGAAGAAGTCACTCCAGATAAAGTTGGAATCCAAACACCAGTTGTTGATGCCGGGTTGGCTACTCCATCTGGAATGTCATCCGTTGGACTGGTGGGAGGAGAAACGCCAGAATTACTCGAACTTCGTAAAAAACGTATTGAAGCAGATATGGAAAGCTCAGAAACTCCAAATCTATATACCGTAATCCCTGAGAAGAGGAACGACCGCATTGGTTCTTCTATGATGGGCTCAACGCATACATACGATTTAACTGGTCAAGGTGTTAAAGCCAATACTGGAAAAGGGCCTTTAGATACTATTCCTGTGGAACTAGCCCTTAATCCCGAAGAAGTTGACCTAATGGACACCGAAGCTATGCAAATAAGAGCTGAGGCAGCCATTAAGGAACAACAAGCCTCCCTTGCAAAAGAGGATTTCTCGGATATGGTTGCAGAACATGCGGCTAAACAGAGTAACAAAAGGAAAAGACTTGCGGCGAAAGATGAAGGCAGTAAATCATCGAAAAAATACAAAGAGTTCAAATTTTAA
- the BNIP3 gene encoding uncharacterized protein BNIP3 isoform X4: MTTTPPDVPLTDSWVDLSGPFNVSTSPLRVTPIPFGGEQDYLRMLREAQRESSRSSNKVSPISSAFMSLSSTCRNTPIQSPKSRPNTPNPDMTFYPDDLDDVYVNRIKNEESSKSLNNNIASDLIWDWSSRSKEWKTVHGNGSSGRSRKSSSSSKPSIRNPNSMKKKYFSKKLALTVVLTNLISLIIGAGIGVWLCKRGGSNDFLKQITV; this comes from the exons ATGACTACCACACCGCCTGATGTTCCTTTGACTG ATTCCTGGGTTGACCTTTCTGGCCCATTCAATGTCTCCACATCACCACTTAGAGTAACTCCAATCCCTTTCGGAGGTGAGCAGGATTATTTAAGAATGTTAAGAGAAGCACAAAGAGAGTCTAGTCGTTCATCTAACAAAGTATCACCAATTTCATCGGCGTTCATGTCTTTATCCTCAACATGTCGTAACACTCCAATTCAAtc aCCTAAATCTCGGCCCAACACGCCAAACCCTGACATGACCTTCTATCCTGATGACTTAGATGATGTTTATGTCAATcgtattaaaaatgaagaaagtagTAAGTCCTTGAACAATAATATTGCATCAGACCTCATATGGGATTGGTCCTCCAGATCAAA GGAATGGAAGACTGTTCATGGAAATGGTAGCTCTGGAAGAAGCCGTAAATCTTCCTCTTCAAGTAAGCCAAGTATTCGAAATCCAAACTCTATGAAGAAGAAAtacttttcgaaaaaattgGCATTGACTGTAGTTTTGACGAATcttatttcattgattattgGAGCTGGAATAGG ggTTTGGCTTTGCAAACGTGGTGGAAGTAATGATTTTCTTAAACAAATAACCGTGTAA
- the Tfb4 gene encoding general transcription factor IIH subunit 3: MSPSESTGSGGDSKAQLLIIVMDMNPNQKLFLHDPTALTSVLDNLLCFANAHLMLHPSNALATLGSMASGSYFLYPPPDDPAADNEIRQLDGQYELFTLVETTVRSKFIELLQSEAGISSQTDSPLSGSLAMALSYINRRRKENMDLSARILVITASGDTASQYMNYMNVFFTAQKLDVLLDTCMLQIDSPLLQQGADITGGMYFNVPDNAALLQFLLWIFLPSAEMRPQLGLPSANKVDFRAACFCHRQLVDIGFVCSVCLSIFCKFSPICTTCQTIFRVPPPLMGGKKKKSHAHGSSSVLKRK, encoded by the coding sequence ATGAGTCCATCAGAGTCCACGGGAAGCGGAGGAGACAGCAAAGCTCAACTCCTCATTATCGTCATGGATATGAATCCAAACCAGAAGCTATTCCTCCACGATCCAACCGCCCTAACCTCTGTTCTGGACAATCTTCTCTGCTTCGCAAATGCACATCTCATGCTTCACCCGAGCAACGCACTAGCCACCCTTGGAAGCATGGCCTCCGGATCCTATTTCCTCTATCCACCTCCGGATGATCCAGCAGCAGATAACGAAATACGACAGTTGGACGGACAATATGAGTTATTCACTCTTGTGGAAACAACGGTTCGCTCAAAGTTCATTGAGCTTCTCCAGTCTGAAGCGGGCATCTCCTCTCAAACAGATTCCCCACTCTCTGGATCCCTTGCCATGGCCCTCTCATACATAAATCGCCGcagaaaagaaaatatggatttaaGCGCACGGATCCTGGTTATAACGGCTTCAGGGGACACGGCATCACAGTATATGAACTACATGAATGTGTTTTTTACTGCTCAAAAATTGGATGTCCTACTCGATACCTGCATGCTTCAAATCGATTCTCCACTCTTACAGCAAGGAGCGGATATAACTGGGGGCATGTATTTCAATGTTCCAGATAACGCGGCCTTGCTTCAATTCCTTCTTTGGATCTTTCTGCCCTCTGCAGAAATGCGTCCACAACTGGGACTTCCATCTGCTAACAAAGTTGACTTTAGGGCTGCTTGCTTCTGTCATCGTCAACTTGTGGATATTGGCTTTGTGTGCTCCGTTTGTTTATCCATCTTTTGTAAATTTAGTCCGATTTGCACTACATGCCAAACTATTTTCCGTGTTCCCCCACCTTTAATGGgaggcaaaaagaaaaaaagtcacgCACACGGTTCGTCGTCtgttttaaagagaaaataa
- the BNIP3 gene encoding uncharacterized protein BNIP3 isoform X3 codes for MTTTPPDVPLTGKDSWVDLSGPFNVSTSPLRVTPIPFGGEQDYLRMLREAQRESSRSSNKVSPISSAFMSLSSTCRNTPIQSPKSRPNTPNPDMTFYPDDLDDVYVNRIKNEESSKSLNNNIASDLIWDWSSRSKEWKTVHGNGSSGRSRKSSSSSKPSIRNPNSMKKKYFSKKLALTVVLTNLISLIIGAGIGVWLCKRGGSNDFLKQITV; via the exons ATGACTACCACACCGCCTGATGTTCCTTTGACTGGTAAAG ATTCCTGGGTTGACCTTTCTGGCCCATTCAATGTCTCCACATCACCACTTAGAGTAACTCCAATCCCTTTCGGAGGTGAGCAGGATTATTTAAGAATGTTAAGAGAAGCACAAAGAGAGTCTAGTCGTTCATCTAACAAAGTATCACCAATTTCATCGGCGTTCATGTCTTTATCCTCAACATGTCGTAACACTCCAATTCAAtc aCCTAAATCTCGGCCCAACACGCCAAACCCTGACATGACCTTCTATCCTGATGACTTAGATGATGTTTATGTCAATcgtattaaaaatgaagaaagtagTAAGTCCTTGAACAATAATATTGCATCAGACCTCATATGGGATTGGTCCTCCAGATCAAA GGAATGGAAGACTGTTCATGGAAATGGTAGCTCTGGAAGAAGCCGTAAATCTTCCTCTTCAAGTAAGCCAAGTATTCGAAATCCAAACTCTATGAAGAAGAAAtacttttcgaaaaaattgGCATTGACTGTAGTTTTGACGAATcttatttcattgattattgGAGCTGGAATAGG ggTTTGGCTTTGCAAACGTGGTGGAAGTAATGATTTTCTTAAACAAATAACCGTGTAA